A portion of the Treponema rectale genome contains these proteins:
- a CDS encoding tetratricopeptide repeat protein: protein MKKISLFVSVLVIALSGAFMSSCDSNYKTVKRMQKMEEGVDNPTTKEELEEAIKKYDKRAIDLVTSQAQTGIWYKILGTRYLDEQMYYEAYAAFDKARLTYPSNANIYYWMGICAGFMSNSVLEYDIDGRRDESLSQKKLNYLRLSEQAYKRALELNPKYYRAMYGIGVLYVFQLEEYEKAIPYLENFVEVQKKNTDGMFVLANAYACTGELDKAAALYDRIISINPNKEKTARAAAGKKKVLDTKASR from the coding sequence ATGAAAAAAATTAGTTTATTCGTATCTGTACTGGTTATTGCACTTTCCGGAGCGTTCATGTCCTCCTGTGATTCAAATTACAAGACTGTAAAGAGAATGCAGAAAATGGAAGAGGGAGTTGATAATCCTACCACAAAAGAAGAGCTGGAAGAGGCTATAAAAAAATATGATAAACGGGCCATTGATCTTGTGACTTCCCAGGCTCAGACCGGTATCTGGTACAAGATTCTGGGAACCCGTTATCTTGATGAGCAGATGTATTATGAAGCCTATGCTGCTTTTGACAAGGCCCGCCTTACATATCCTTCCAATGCGAATATTTATTACTGGATGGGAATTTGTGCCGGATTTATGTCAAATTCCGTGCTTGAATATGATATTGACGGAAGACGGGATGAAAGTTTAAGTCAGAAAAAGCTTAATTATCTCCGCCTGTCAGAGCAGGCTTATAAACGTGCCCTTGAACTTAATCCTAAGTACTATCGTGCAATGTACGGAATTGGAGTTCTTTATGTGTTCCAGCTTGAGGAATATGAAAAGGCAATTCCTTATCTTGAAAACTTTGTAGAAGTGCAGAAGAAAAATACGGACGGTATGTTTGTCCTTGCAAATGCCTACGCCTGTACCGGTGAACTGGACAAGGCTGCCGCTCTTTATGACCGAATCATAAGCATTAATCCAAATAAAGAAAAAACAGCCAGGGCTGCAGCGGGAAAAAAGAAAGTTCTTGACACTAAAGCATCCAGATAG
- a CDS encoding DNA-processing protein DprA produces MDVLDIALSSITFLSLKEKLLLKTNLDSLDKLAVLSKEDICAFTGRSHVRGIWQPERTVETALKSERLCRSYGIKALCFTDGAYPELLKHIPDSPYMIFYRGSAECLYKDCVSVVGTRRINAAGAETALKFSRDAVYGGFTVVSGLAEGIDSFAHRGSVSPGMNKSAAAVLPCGVDSVVPASNKALAVEILKNGGCILSEYIPGTPAEKWRYVQRNRVIAALSCATVVVQAPPGSGALITADFALDYNRELVFCSQGLSVDEKLFSASKGRNGRILKTPGDYLRDGAPVIDNFADFIQVMNDPPGSHVCSKKSQMELFDV; encoded by the coding sequence GTGGATGTTTTAGATATTGCCCTTTCTTCAATTACTTTCCTTTCTCTTAAAGAAAAGCTACTATTAAAGACAAATCTTGACAGTTTAGATAAACTTGCTGTACTGTCTAAGGAAGATATTTGCGCATTTACAGGCCGAAGTCATGTGCGTGGTATATGGCAGCCGGAACGGACAGTTGAAACTGCATTAAAAAGTGAAAGACTTTGCCGTTCTTATGGAATAAAAGCCCTTTGTTTTACTGATGGGGCTTATCCTGAGCTTTTAAAGCATATACCGGATTCTCCGTACATGATTTTTTACAGGGGAAGTGCAGAATGTCTTTATAAAGACTGCGTTTCTGTTGTGGGAACCCGTCGCATAAATGCTGCAGGTGCGGAAACCGCCCTGAAGTTTTCACGGGATGCTGTTTACGGAGGTTTTACCGTCGTAAGCGGTCTTGCAGAAGGTATAGATTCTTTTGCTCATCGGGGCTCTGTCAGTCCCGGAATGAATAAGTCTGCCGCTGCGGTTCTTCCCTGTGGAGTTGATTCTGTCGTTCCTGCTTCAAATAAGGCTCTTGCGGTGGAAATCCTTAAAAACGGAGGATGTATTCTTAGTGAGTATATTCCCGGTACTCCGGCTGAAAAATGGCGCTATGTGCAGAGAAACCGTGTAATTGCAGCCCTGTCCTGTGCTACGGTTGTCGTTCAGGCTCCTCCTGGAAGCGGTGCCCTTATTACGGCAGACTTTGCGCTGGACTACAACAGGGAACTTGTGTTTTGCAGTCAGGGACTTTCTGTTGATGAAAAGTTGTTTTCCGCTTCAAAAGGCAGAAACGGCAGAATTTTGAAAACACCCGGCGACTATCTTCGTGATGGTGCTCCGGTTATAGATAATTTTGCAGATTTTATTCAGGTGATGAATGATCCGCCTGGAAGTCATGTCTGCAGTAAAAAAAGTCAGATGGAATTGTTTGACGTATGA
- the topA gene encoding type I DNA topoisomerase has protein sequence MAEQEKTVAKKTKKSQKKEQTLVIVESPAKAKTIEHYLGTGYVVKASMGHLIDLPKSRIAIDVENNFEPEYITVRGRAKLLKELQKDAKNSTHVFLASDPDREGEAIAWHLNHVLSEKTKADIKRIEFNEITPLAIKEAVKHPREIDEARVNAQKARRVLDRLVGYNLSPLLWKKVKNGLSAGRVQSVALRLICEREQEVENFIPEEYWTLDADFMKGRTKFTAQLTQYKDTKPELKNENAVKEIISEIQNSTCVVKDIKETEKTVRPKAPFTTSKLQQASANRLGYTSRKTMQIAQQLYEGIQIGSTRVGLITYMRTDSTRISQTAIDDVRDWISKNYPEDLPAEKIEYAVGKSAQDAHEAIRPTYVKYTPDSVKEYLTRDQHRLYSIIWERFVSCQMNNAKTKTTSVDIQAGDALFRVSASKLSHKGFYNVIKTLSSKEDVTGNLPSLKIGEEVKSDKFYPEQHFTQGPSRYTDASMVKTLEEKGIGRPSTYAPIISVLLDRYYVTRSNKQLVPTMLGKIICKILVESFPEVINEEFTSEVENDLDKVEQNQLVWNNMIGDFFGPFKNRLDEVTEKAESLKGTLDEPTDMLCEKCGKPMVKKLGRFGYFLACSGFPECHNTKSIPLAKCPRKGCNGSIVARKTKGRGKEFYGCTNYPECDFISHFKPIDVYCPKCGWFLVEKFDKKNGTYKSCINPDCDYLHSAEDSVAAETAGEIPASGEVSKE, from the coding sequence ATGGCAGAACAGGAAAAAACTGTTGCAAAAAAGACAAAAAAATCTCAGAAAAAAGAACAGACTCTTGTTATTGTAGAGTCTCCGGCAAAGGCAAAAACCATTGAGCATTATCTTGGAACAGGCTACGTGGTAAAGGCTTCCATGGGACATCTCATTGACCTGCCTAAAAGCCGTATTGCCATCGATGTCGAAAATAATTTTGAACCGGAATACATTACAGTCCGCGGAAGGGCAAAACTTCTTAAGGAACTTCAGAAAGATGCAAAGAATTCAACTCATGTATTTCTTGCATCGGATCCGGACCGTGAAGGAGAGGCAATAGCATGGCATTTAAATCATGTGCTTTCTGAAAAAACAAAGGCAGATATAAAGCGCATTGAATTTAATGAGATTACTCCTCTTGCAATAAAGGAAGCCGTAAAGCATCCTAGGGAAATCGATGAAGCCCGTGTAAACGCACAGAAGGCCCGTCGTGTTCTTGACCGCCTTGTAGGTTATAATTTAAGTCCTCTTCTCTGGAAAAAGGTAAAGAACGGTCTTAGTGCAGGACGCGTTCAGTCGGTAGCCCTCAGGCTTATATGTGAAAGGGAACAGGAAGTTGAGAATTTTATTCCTGAAGAATACTGGACTCTTGATGCTGATTTCATGAAAGGCAGGACAAAGTTTACTGCCCAGCTTACTCAGTACAAGGATACTAAGCCTGAATTAAAAAATGAAAATGCCGTTAAGGAAATAATTTCAGAAATACAGAATTCAACTTGTGTCGTAAAGGATATTAAGGAAACTGAAAAGACAGTTCGTCCTAAGGCTCCTTTTACAACGTCAAAACTGCAGCAGGCAAGTGCAAACCGTCTTGGTTATACTTCAAGAAAAACAATGCAGATTGCACAGCAGCTTTACGAAGGAATTCAGATCGGAAGCACCCGTGTGGGTCTTATTACATACATGCGTACGGACTCTACCCGTATTTCTCAGACAGCAATTGATGATGTACGGGACTGGATTTCAAAAAACTATCCGGAAGATCTTCCTGCAGAAAAAATAGAATATGCCGTAGGAAAAAGTGCACAGGATGCTCATGAAGCAATACGCCCGACTTATGTAAAATATACTCCGGATTCTGTAAAGGAATATCTTACCCGTGATCAGCACAGGCTTTATTCAATTATTTGGGAACGGTTTGTAAGCTGTCAGATGAATAATGCAAAGACAAAGACTACCAGTGTTGATATTCAGGCTGGAGATGCTCTTTTCCGCGTAAGTGCTTCAAAACTCAGCCACAAGGGTTTCTATAATGTAATAAAGACTCTTTCTTCCAAGGAAGACGTTACCGGAAATCTTCCTTCCCTTAAGATTGGAGAAGAAGTAAAGAGCGACAAGTTTTATCCGGAACAGCATTTTACCCAGGGACCTTCCCGCTATACAGATGCAAGTATGGTAAAGACTCTTGAAGAAAAGGGTATCGGACGTCCTTCAACTTATGCTCCTATTATTTCTGTCCTTCTTGACAGATACTATGTTACAAGAAGCAATAAACAGCTTGTTCCTACAATGCTCGGAAAAATAATCTGCAAGATTCTGGTAGAAAGTTTCCCTGAGGTAATTAATGAGGAATTCACTTCAGAGGTTGAAAACGATCTTGATAAAGTAGAGCAGAATCAGCTTGTATGGAATAACATGATCGGAGATTTCTTCGGGCCGTTTAAGAATCGTCTTGATGAAGTTACAGAAAAAGCAGAAAGCCTTAAGGGAACTCTGGACGAGCCTACAGACATGCTTTGTGAAAAGTGCGGAAAGCCGATGGTAAAGAAACTCGGTCGTTTCGGATATTTTCTTGCATGTTCAGGATTCCCGGAGTGTCATAACACCAAGAGCATTCCGCTTGCAAAGTGTCCGCGCAAGGGTTGTAACGGAAGCATCGTAGCCCGTAAGACAAAAGGCAGGGGTAAGGAATTTTACGGATGTACAAATTATCCTGAGTGCGATTTTATTTCACACTTCAAGCCTATAGATGTTTACTGTCCAAAGTGCGGATGGTTCCTTGTAGAAAAGTTTGATAAAAAGAACGGAACATACAAGAGCTGTATTAATCCGGACTGTGATTACCTGCATTCGGCAGAAGATTCTGTTGCTGCGGAGACTGCCGGAGAGATTCCTGCATCAGGAGAAGTTTCTAAGGAATAA
- a CDS encoding tyrosine-type recombinase/integrase gives MEGSSEKRTLEECVQEYMVFLEGVKGLSENSILAYKDDLNHLMLCLGRDIDITSVTQESIRNCMSSLTQRKYSVASVNRFLSGVRGLFNYCRSLGYISFNFTKLIHQLKKDIKLPKFMSPEEIDGMCYEAQSGRFLWPERDSAIFEMFYSSGCRVGELTQLTFNDFSSDLKSAVILGKGNKRRRVFFSDKAVSALKKYIASRRRRFPSRWIGGAEYESRIFLNQKGGPLSKKGVWFIVSVYSGPEGINRHVTPHTFRHTFATQMMNNGADIRKVQAMLGHASISTTQCYTHVTSERLREIYDQAFPHT, from the coding sequence ATGGAAGGCAGTAGTGAAAAGCGTACTCTTGAAGAGTGCGTTCAGGAATACATGGTTTTTCTTGAAGGGGTAAAAGGTCTTTCCGAAAATTCCATTCTGGCTTATAAGGATGACCTTAATCACCTTATGCTCTGTCTCGGCAGGGATATTGATATAACTTCCGTAACCCAGGAAAGTATCAGGAACTGCATGAGTTCCCTTACACAGAGAAAGTATTCCGTAGCTTCCGTAAACAGATTCCTTTCCGGGGTAAGGGGCCTGTTTAATTACTGCCGCAGCCTCGGGTATATCAGTTTTAATTTTACAAAACTGATTCATCAGCTGAAAAAAGATATAAAGCTGCCGAAATTCATGTCGCCGGAAGAAATTGACGGAATGTGTTATGAAGCTCAGTCCGGCAGGTTTTTGTGGCCGGAGCGGGATTCTGCGATTTTTGAAATGTTTTATTCTTCAGGGTGCCGTGTGGGAGAACTTACTCAGCTGACTTTTAATGATTTTTCCAGTGATTTGAAAAGTGCAGTTATTCTTGGAAAAGGAAATAAAAGAAGAAGGGTGTTTTTCAGTGATAAGGCTGTTTCAGCCCTGAAAAAATACATTGCTTCAAGGCGCAGAAGGTTTCCTTCCAGATGGATAGGTGGAGCTGAATACGAGAGCCGCATTTTTCTTAATCAGAAGGGTGGTCCTCTTTCGAAAAAAGGCGTGTGGTTCATTGTAAGTGTGTACAGCGGACCGGAGGGAATAAACAGGCATGTTACGCCCCATACCTTCAGGCATACTTTCGCAACGCAGATGATGAATAACGGTGCCGATATAAGGAAGGTTCAGGCAATGCTGGGTCATGCGAGCATAAGTACTACCCAGTGCTATACCCATGTTACCAGTGAAAGGTTGAGGGAGATATATGATCAGGCTTTTCCTCATACTTAA
- the hslV gene encoding ATP-dependent protease subunit HslV, producing the protein MSDENKIRSTTVIAVKKDGKIAMAGDGQVTMGNTVMKGNAHKVRKIYDGKILTGFAGATADAFTLFDKFEEKLKAYNGDLTRSAVELAKLWRTERSMQKLEALLLVASADKILLISGSGDVIEPENDILAIGSGGNYAYAAAMAYMESSSLSAREIAEKSLKIAGQICIYTNSHITIEEL; encoded by the coding sequence ATGAGTGACGAAAACAAAATCAGAAGTACAACGGTAATTGCCGTAAAAAAAGATGGTAAAATTGCCATGGCAGGTGACGGCCAGGTTACCATGGGTAATACGGTAATGAAGGGAAATGCCCACAAGGTTCGTAAAATTTATGACGGTAAGATACTTACAGGTTTTGCAGGAGCCACGGCAGACGCTTTTACGCTTTTTGACAAATTTGAAGAAAAACTTAAGGCTTACAACGGGGATCTTACTCGTTCCGCAGTTGAACTGGCAAAATTGTGGAGAACTGAGCGTTCCATGCAGAAACTTGAGGCTCTGCTTCTTGTGGCAAGTGCAGATAAAATACTCCTTATTTCCGGAAGCGGAGATGTCATTGAGCCTGAAAATGATATTCTTGCCATCGGTTCAGGCGGAAACTATGCTTATGCTGCGGCAATGGCTTATATGGAATCAAGTTCATTAAGTGCAAGGGAAATTGCTGAGAAATCTCTTAAAATTGCCGGACAAATCTGTATCTATACAAATTCGCATATTACAATTGAGGAACTCTAA
- the hslU gene encoding ATP-dependent protease ATPase subunit HslU, with translation MEGIEVNLEGLKDGLTPAQIVEKLDSYIIGQNKAKRFVAVALRNRQRRLKLPEEIRDEVAPKNILMIGPTGCGKTEIARRLAKLVNAPFLKVEATKYTEVGYVGRDVESMVRDLMAVGINMVKAEMQEQLKEKCGPMVEEDLLDLLLPGSSVKKSKNEGGKKAGIHVLGNIFGDNSPVRGELIQIDMPKKTAGTADNDFISAMNSFAESASRQAEDEEKLEQEKASAQAEEMKGTREKFRTMLREGKLEDRTVEITVHSAPKVGMFGSGNMEDIEESISGLQEMLSGGSVKRKTVTVREAREILLMQNLEKITDKDKVAEEAKRRVEQSGIIFIDEIDKIATRGGEGGRAEVSREGVQRDILPIVEGSNVNTKWGVINTTHILFIGAGAFSVSAPSDLIPELQGRFPLRVELEALKKEDFKRILTEPKNALVKQYEALLATEGVKLEFAEEAVDQMAFIAEDVNSHAENIGARRLHTIMETVLEDLSFSADTKCGQTVVIDKAYVDGKLHGVVQDQNLERYIL, from the coding sequence ATGGAAGGTATTGAAGTAAATCTTGAAGGTTTGAAAGACGGTCTTACTCCTGCTCAGATTGTTGAAAAACTTGACAGTTATATTATCGGTCAGAATAAGGCAAAGCGTTTTGTTGCAGTTGCCCTCAGAAACAGGCAGAGAAGGCTTAAGCTTCCTGAAGAAATCAGGGATGAGGTTGCACCTAAAAATATTCTTATGATCGGTCCTACAGGATGCGGTAAAACTGAAATTGCCCGCCGTCTTGCAAAACTTGTAAATGCACCTTTTCTTAAGGTTGAGGCTACAAAGTACACGGAAGTAGGCTATGTGGGCCGTGATGTGGAAAGCATGGTAAGGGATCTTATGGCGGTGGGAATCAATATGGTTAAGGCAGAAATGCAGGAACAGCTTAAGGAAAAGTGCGGTCCTATGGTTGAGGAAGACCTTCTTGACCTTCTGCTTCCAGGAAGTTCCGTAAAAAAGTCAAAAAATGAAGGCGGAAAAAAAGCCGGCATTCATGTTCTGGGAAATATTTTTGGCGACAATTCTCCTGTGAGGGGAGAACTTATTCAGATTGATATGCCTAAAAAGACAGCAGGAACTGCTGATAATGATTTTATTTCTGCAATGAATTCTTTTGCTGAATCAGCAAGCCGTCAGGCCGAGGATGAGGAAAAGCTTGAACAGGAAAAAGCTTCCGCTCAGGCAGAAGAAATGAAAGGCACCAGAGAAAAATTCCGTACTATGCTCCGGGAAGGAAAACTTGAGGACCGTACTGTAGAGATTACCGTTCATTCTGCTCCGAAGGTCGGTATGTTTGGCAGCGGAAATATGGAAGATATAGAAGAGAGTATTTCAGGACTTCAGGAAATGCTTTCCGGCGGAAGCGTAAAGAGAAAGACTGTTACAGTCCGTGAGGCAAGGGAAATTCTTCTCATGCAGAATCTGGAAAAAATTACTGATAAGGATAAGGTTGCTGAAGAAGCAAAGCGCCGTGTTGAACAGAGCGGAATTATCTTTATTGATGAAATTGATAAGATTGCAACAAGAGGCGGTGAAGGCGGCCGTGCAGAAGTCAGCAGGGAAGGAGTTCAGCGGGATATTCTTCCAATCGTTGAAGGTTCCAACGTAAATACGAAATGGGGCGTAATTAATACTACTCATATTCTTTTTATCGGAGCAGGAGCTTTCAGCGTGTCGGCACCAAGTGATCTTATTCCTGAACTTCAGGGACGTTTTCCTCTGAGGGTTGAACTTGAAGCCTTGAAGAAGGAGGATTTCAAGCGCATCCTTACAGAACCTAAAAATGCCCTTGTAAAGCAGTATGAGGCACTTCTTGCTACGGAAGGAGTAAAACTTGAGTTTGCAGAAGAAGCTGTTGACCAGATGGCGTTTATTGCAGAAGACGTTAATTCCCACGCAGAAAATATCGGTGCAAGACGCCTTCATACAATAATGGAAACAGTACTGGAGGATTTAAGCTTCTCTGCTGATACAAAATGCGGTCAGACTGTTGTTATTGACAAGGCCTATGTTGACGGAAAACTTCATGGCGTGGTTCAGGATCAGAATCTGGAGCGTTACATACTCTAG
- a CDS encoding DNA topoisomerase IV subunit B, protein MDPGAKSAPKKVAAYTDDQIKHLDSLEHIRLRSGMYIGRLGDGSNQNDGIYVLLKEVIDNSIDEFIMGFGKKIEVSVKDNHVKVRDYGRGIPLGKVVECVSEINTGAKYNDDVFQFSVGMNGVGTKAVNALSSYFRVVSVRDGECCEAVFEKGKLKNQRKGKLKEKQADGTFFEFVPDEEIFGKYTFNMEFVEKRMWNYAYLNTGLTLKLNGVDFVSKNGLLDLLEKEIESESLYQIGSYTGDHLQFAFTHTNAYGENYFSFVNGQYTSDGGTHLNAFKEGFIKGVNDFFQSNFKSEDIRDGITAAVLVKVKDPVFESQTKNKLGNTDVRQWIVAEVQSGLDDWLHKNPKAAERLKEKIEHNEKMRVELSSVKKLVRDAAKKNSIRIEKLDDCRFHLEDGNKGENSMIFITEGQSASGVMTHSRDADYQAIFSLRGKPENMYGKKQSDIYKNDELYQLMMALGIENSVENLRYSKIVIATDADNDGFHIRNLVLTFFLGYFEELITSGRVWILETPLFRVRNKKENIYCYTEDERDAAQAKLGKNCETSRFKGLGEMNPSEFKQFIAPETIHLTPVEISQLKIIPQLLAFYMGKNTPERRKFIENNLLSNAEIDV, encoded by the coding sequence ATAGATCCGGGGGCAAAATCTGCTCCTAAGAAAGTTGCTGCATATACTGATGATCAGATTAAACATCTTGATTCTCTTGAACACATCAGGCTTCGTTCCGGTATGTATATTGGACGTCTTGGTGATGGTTCCAATCAGAATGACGGTATTTACGTTCTCCTGAAAGAAGTTATTGATAACTCAATCGATGAATTCATCATGGGCTTCGGTAAGAAAATAGAAGTTTCCGTAAAAGATAATCATGTAAAGGTTCGGGACTATGGTCGCGGAATTCCTTTAGGTAAAGTCGTTGAGTGCGTAAGCGAAATCAATACGGGTGCAAAATATAATGATGATGTTTTCCAGTTTTCTGTAGGAATGAACGGTGTAGGTACTAAAGCTGTAAATGCACTTTCGTCATATTTCCGTGTAGTTTCCGTGAGGGACGGAGAATGCTGTGAGGCTGTTTTCGAAAAAGGAAAACTTAAAAATCAGAGAAAGGGAAAACTTAAGGAAAAACAGGCTGACGGAACTTTTTTTGAATTTGTACCGGATGAGGAAATTTTCGGCAAGTATACTTTTAATATGGAATTTGTTGAGAAACGCATGTGGAACTATGCTTATCTTAACACCGGTCTTACGCTTAAACTTAACGGAGTTGACTTTGTAAGTAAAAACGGACTTCTTGATCTTCTTGAAAAAGAAATTGAAAGCGAAAGCCTTTATCAGATAGGAAGTTATACAGGAGACCACCTGCAGTTTGCATTTACCCACACAAATGCCTACGGTGAAAACTATTTTTCTTTTGTAAACGGTCAGTATACTTCTGACGGCGGAACTCACCTTAATGCATTTAAAGAAGGATTTATAAAAGGCGTAAATGATTTCTTCCAGTCTAATTTTAAAAGTGAAGATATCAGGGACGGAATAACAGCTGCTGTTTTAGTAAAGGTTAAGGATCCGGTTTTTGAAAGCCAGACAAAGAATAAGCTTGGCAATACGGATGTAAGGCAGTGGATTGTAGCGGAAGTACAGTCCGGTCTTGATGACTGGCTTCATAAGAATCCGAAAGCTGCGGAACGCCTTAAGGAAAAAATCGAGCATAACGAAAAGATGCGTGTGGAACTTTCAAGTGTAAAAAAACTTGTAAGGGATGCTGCAAAGAAAAATTCCATAAGGATTGAGAAACTTGATGACTGCCGCTTCCATCTTGAAGACGGAAATAAGGGTGAGAATTCAATGATATTCATTACGGAAGGACAGTCGGCTTCCGGCGTAATGACTCATTCCCGTGATGCAGATTATCAGGCAATCTTCAGCCTCAGGGGTAAACCTGAAAACATGTATGGCAAAAAGCAGAGCGACATTTATAAAAATGATGAGCTTTATCAACTTATGATGGCACTCGGTATAGAAAATTCTGTAGAGAACCTCAGGTATTCTAAAATTGTAATTGCAACTGATGCCGATAATGACGGTTTCCATATCAGAAATCTTGTGCTTACTTTCTTCCTGGGATATTTTGAGGAACTTATAACCAGCGGAAGGGTATGGATTCTTGAAACTCCGCTTTTCCGCGTAAGAAACAAAAAGGAAAACATTTACTGCTATACGGAAGATGAACGTGATGCAGCTCAGGCTAAACTCGGTAAAAACTGTGAGACTTCACGATTCAAAGGACTTGGAGAAATGAATCCGAGCGAATTCAAGCAGTTTATTGCTCCTGAAACCATTCATCTTACTCCGGTTGAAATAAGCCAGCTTAAGATTATTCCTCAGCTGCTGGCATTCTATATGGGAAAGAATACTCCAGAGCGGCGTAAGTTTATTGAAAATAACCTTCTGTCCAATGCTGAAATTGATGTTTAG
- a CDS encoding DNA topoisomerase IV subunit A translates to MAFVKNLFDKNFIEYASYVIRDRAIPDLEDGLKPVQRRIMHTLFEVNDGYFQKVSFVVGRTMKYHPHGDASIYGALVNLANKEIFIEKQGNFGNKYTGDPASAGRYIECRLHPLAKEFFVTNPEITHFVPNYDGRDLEPEVYRSKLPIALLIGAEGIAVGMSTKILPYNLKEVLDAEIKCLKGESFKIYPDVSTGGLIDVSGYNDGNGKIVTRAKFDTSDEKKIIITELPVDTDAKSLLKSIDAAYKAGKIKISSVDNFTTNSCNIEIKLPRGVYSKDVVDSLYAYTDCEKSITCQMLVIKDNMPVVMTATEIIKYYAKKLVAIIKEELEFERGKLTEELHQRTLERIFVEERIYKKIEDQKTAEAVQAAVKKGFVPFKNELIRDVTDEDVEHLLQIPIRRISLFDINKNKDQVAAINARLKEIAKRLKHLTACAVEYLEGMIEKFEKLAKTAAEEKRDFVLERRTSIASFSAVDVKEVAKRNIALRYDDKGYLGTSVSGGRELLKVTPFDRIFIIRKSGLWSVCDVPEKLFVDSGMWYCNYAEKEIISKELFTVIYRDPKTRQCFIKRCRVAGWIMNRDYNFAPDGMEVLHVDTREKFKFTLHYVPKPRQKINEAEFKAQSYEEKGLKTLGVRLDSREVESIEVQSADAQGMLL, encoded by the coding sequence ATGGCTTTTGTAAAAAATTTATTTGATAAAAACTTTATTGAATATGCAAGTTACGTTATCCGTGACCGTGCTATTCCTGATCTTGAAGACGGTCTGAAACCTGTTCAGCGGCGTATCATGCACACTCTGTTTGAAGTAAATGACGGATACTTCCAGAAGGTTTCTTTTGTTGTCGGACGTACGATGAAATATCATCCTCACGGTGATGCTTCAATTTACGGGGCTCTTGTAAATCTTGCCAACAAAGAGATTTTCATAGAAAAACAGGGAAACTTCGGAAATAAATATACCGGAGATCCTGCTTCTGCCGGCCGTTACATTGAATGCCGCCTTCATCCTCTGGCAAAGGAATTCTTTGTAACTAATCCTGAGATTACTCATTTTGTTCCTAATTACGACGGTCGTGACCTTGAGCCTGAAGTTTACCGCTCAAAACTTCCGATTGCACTCCTTATCGGTGCTGAAGGTATTGCCGTAGGTATGAGTACAAAGATCCTGCCTTATAACCTGAAGGAAGTTCTGGATGCAGAGATTAAATGTCTGAAAGGTGAAAGTTTTAAAATATATCCGGATGTTTCTACAGGCGGTCTTATTGATGTAAGCGGTTATAATGACGGTAACGGAAAGATTGTTACCCGTGCAAAATTTGATACCAGCGATGAAAAGAAAATAATCATTACGGAACTGCCTGTTGATACTGATGCAAAGTCACTGCTTAAGTCTATTGATGCAGCTTATAAAGCCGGAAAAATTAAGATCAGTTCTGTTGATAACTTTACTACAAACAGCTGTAATATCGAGATAAAACTTCCCCGTGGAGTCTATTCAAAGGATGTAGTTGATTCCCTTTACGCATATACAGACTGTGAAAAGTCCATAACCTGTCAGATGCTTGTGATTAAAGACAATATGCCGGTTGTAATGACTGCTACTGAAATCATTAAGTATTATGCAAAGAAACTTGTAGCAATCATAAAGGAAGAACTTGAGTTTGAGAGGGGAAAGCTTACAGAAGAACTTCATCAGAGAACTCTGGAACGCATATTTGTTGAGGAACGTATTTATAAAAAAATAGAAGATCAGAAAACTGCTGAAGCTGTTCAGGCTGCAGTAAAGAAAGGTTTTGTTCCGTTTAAGAATGAACTCATCAGGGATGTAACTGATGAAGACGTTGAGCATCTGCTTCAGATTCCTATCCGCCGCATTTCGCTTTTTGATATTAACAAGAACAAGGATCAGGTTGCTGCAATAAATGCCCGGCTTAAAGAAATTGCAAAACGCCTTAAGCATTTAACTGCCTGTGCCGTTGAATATCTTGAAGGCATGATTGAAAAATTCGAAAAGCTTGCAAAAACTGCTGCTGAGGAAAAAAGAGATTTTGTTCTTGAACGCCGTACAAGCATTGCTTCATTCTCTGCCGTTGATGTCAAGGAAGTTGCAAAAAGAAATATTGCACTCAGATATGATGATAAGGGCTATCTGGGAACTTCAGTTTCCGGAGGAAGGGAGCTTTTGAAGGTTACTCCGTTTGACAGAATCTTTATCATCAGAAAGAGCGGCCTCTGGAGTGTATGTGACGTACCTGAGAAGCTTTTTGTTGACAGCGGCATGTGGTACTGTAATTATGCTGAAAAAGAAATAATTTCAAAAGAACTGTTCACGGTAATTTACCGGGATCCTAAAACAAGACAGTGCTTTATAAAGCGCTGCAGGGTTGCAGGATGGATCATGAACAGGGACTATAATTTTGCGCCGGATGGAATGGAAGTCCTGCACGTAGACACGAGAGAAAAATTTAAGTTCACCCTTCATTATGTACCTAAGCCTCGTCAGAAAATAAACGAAGCAGAGTTCAAGGCTCAGTCCTATGAAGAAAAAGGTCTTAAGACACTTGGAGTCAGGCTTGATTCCCGTGAGGTTGAATCAATTGAAGTACAGAGTGCTGATGCACAGGGAATGCTTTTATAA